Below is a window of Falco peregrinus isolate bFalPer1 chromosome 3, bFalPer1.pri, whole genome shotgun sequence DNA.
tatccggcccgcaggctgtagtttgaggacccctggtttatgACATCCAAGCAGTTCTTTGCAGGCAATCTAACAATTAACTCCTTCACTGTCCACCTCCCCAACATGCTTCTGCACCTTGCCTCTACAGAAGAGGCCAGGAGCCCAACAACTGTGTTCCAGATAAAGAAAACAGTGGCTTAATAAACACttatacaaacaaaacaaaaattaaaaaaaaaagcacaccacaAAAGGCTAAAAGAATCTGTTAAGTCTTTCATATAGTTTTTCTATACTGTGTAAATAAGACCAAGTTTTGCAACCCATTTCCATTATCTTACAGAAAATTAAGTCCTTGTTTGGTACATCAACCCAATTatcttatttcagaaaaaatgcaaagaatttATGGTGAAATCCTGTGCAACTTTGAACTGAATGCTTCCATCCTGATCCCAACAAAATACAGTCAGCTTGCTTTGTTTCCACAGCTCACCAAAGCAAGAGTCTTCAGTTTTTGTTCCAAGTAATCTTTAAATACAGACAATATGCCTGTTGTCACAGCttgtgcagaaggaaaagcaatgtAGAttgcacagcaaagaaaaagtatattattactttaaaacaaaaagcctctgtattttctctttgagGTAATTCACTGCCACTGattctttcctgaaaacagagaaagataGATACATTGGTTTCTTCTAATATCACACCTGTCTCTCAAAACAATGAGTGAACTGTGTTTTTATCACCTTTTATCTTGGGATACTCTCAAATTGCTCATTTAGCCACTAAATCACACAGTTAAGGTGATACAAGCTGCAAAGAGGTGTGCATGCAGGGGAAGAAAGCCAagtgttttgttgcttttaaacTAGAGGTGCTTATGAAATCCCTTGTTCTGAAGTGCATTGCTCCAAGTCACAGAAGTGACATGCCAAATCTGGACATAAACAGAATTCACCCGTCTGTAAAACAGCACCTGTCAAACCCCAACAAAGCCACAGCACCACACAGCATTTGTGCACAGTTCTCAGTGGTTTTGCTGTACATTTTATCTACACAGcactaaaaaaaccaagaatTAACATTACCTCTTTTCTGATAAGCTTCACCCATACTTTGTCTCCAACATCTACTATCTCTGAGGGTTTATCCACACGGCAGGAAGACATGTGAGTCCTATGGACAAGGCCTGGTCATGGTTttggaagagaacagaaaaaataaagacaagtCTCCCCTGAATCTGTTTTGTCCTCTAGGACAGCACTCTCCAAAGTGGGGTGGATGCAAGACAATGGTTTGGAGtatgggaagaaaatatttttgtaccactaataaataaaatatttttttaaaaaaatacttgtttcatttttagctcattttttttgtttctatttttgcatGTTTCACGATGTACATAACATGTGCatgcatttaatttataaataaatagacATATATTGGGGGATgctcaaaaattttttttagctaaTACGGGTAACTGGTTTTAACTGATCGTGCACTGGGGGTGCACAATCACAAACATTTGTAGACCGCTGCTCTGTGAGAAGTGAACATAATCAGTGGCTCCCCTAAGCAaaactacacatttttttttcctccagtacATTACGCAGGTGAGAATCAACTAGTTGCATCAACCAAACATGTAAAAGCTCATCAAGATCTGCTCCAAATTAACTCAGAGAAGCAGGCTGCCAAAGCAATGCCTTTGTGCTCAAAATATCAGGCACCTATACAGAAAACCGtagcacacacaaacacctctcccctcctgcctctctTCTGAGGTCATCCCAAGCACGGGAGAATAAAGAGACCATTTCAAGCATGAGCAACACAGTACTTTGCTGCCAAGTCAAAAGCATGAAACGCCAATGCTGCCCTGACCTCCTGTGCCTGCGAGGTCACACAGCCCCAAAATTCTATTTCTAATTTGCATGAATGACATATGGGCTACAGGGTTACACAAGGGAGGATAAATATGGAAACACACTTTACTCTTCAAGCTCACATTTCAGTGCCCGTTCGCATCTCAAAGCAACTTCCCTCCAGCAGCCATGCTTCTGTCCAAAAACTTTTATTAGAACTGGTACTACAGTGACTGGGCGCTTCAGGAGGGGAGCAGAGAAGGGGCTCTTTGTGCGCCTACCAGCATCTGCCAGAACATCCACCATAAGCTGCTGCTTGTGTAAAATGAGTTTGTTTGACTTTGCAGGTTTCCCACCAATCCACAGAGCTTTAAGtcaatttttctggtttaattttcatttaagcttcatttcagtcttttttatttaaccCATTTATACTTTccataaaagaaattaagttggGCAAGCCATCTAATTGCAGAAAGTTTCTATAGTTTGTCCAATACCTTAAAGTTACTCTCTAAAATACCCTGAAGTtaccaaaaaaacacaccaaagtATCCTGAAGTTACCAAAAAGCCTTCTGAGTCTTTTTGGTATTCATGCAAATACACCAATGTATTCTAAGTACTTTCTGAGAACCCCAACCGCTTCctaatttaggaagaaaaaaagagagccaccacatttcaaagctttttataAAAGTTAGCAAACCTTTACTTCCCAGGACAACTGCTTTGTTCAATCAGATCAACATGACACTGTGTGGGAACAAAATTAGCTGAACAAACCTTGTTTCCTGCAGCCTGGGATTTTTATAAATGCCCCATATTCTGTCACAGTAGCAACCTGCAAAGGAAATTGACACGACACCTAAAGGAAAACCCTTCACAAAACACCCATTTTCAAACCACTGATTACAATACACACAAAAAGTCTACATGGTTCTCCTGCCTTCCTTCAGTTTTAGATTTCAGGGCAAGTTAGACACAGCAGTGCTTGATAACCCTGGGGCAGGTATGGTCAGCCAACCACCCCGTTATTCAGTAAGCAtcttatgcatatatatatatatatatgtacataaacATGCATACATGTagatgtgtgtatgtgtactACACAACTGTCAGTTACCCAAACTGCCACTGAACTAAGCAGTGActaaaccaacaaaataaagaaacagaaaagcacacCACAGGCTACAACCTAGCCCAGGGTcacagccacaggcagcagccctaCACACCTCTCCCTGGAAGATAGCGTAGAGCTCGGGCAGCGGCTCCATCCCCGCAGACCTGGTGGGCTCCGGGCAAGAAACGCTCCAAGggccccacagccagcagaatTCACCCCAGGCTACTGCATTCAACACCCCAGCTCAGAGAGAtgtcttgaaaagaaatatttaattaatgcGCGAAAACACCCACGGACAGACCCACTAATTGGCAACAGCGGCTATTTCACCCTGACTCAGGCTACAACCCGGCAGCGACCCCCGAGCGGCCTGCGGTACCCGGCGCTGCGCAGGCTCACCGCAGCTCGGGGGGCCGTGGCTGCGCTGGGCCCCCGCCGGCAGCAACAGTACCAGCCTAGCCGGACTCGGAGAGACGGAACAGCCCCTGCCCAGCGGCCGCAGGGAAGCCAGGACCCGTCAGCACCGGGCGCGGCACCACCCAGCCACCACCATCACTCGCTCCCTCCAACGGCCACCATTTGTGGCCCCGCCACACCCCCCCCCTCACCTTGCGCCACTTCTTCACTCCGCCAATCGCCACGCGCAATAATGGCGGGTGACAACCTACAGCCAATCAGCGTTACTCATGTTAGGTGGCGCCCTACCGCCGGCGCCAGCGACCGATCCGCGCGGGGAGCACTCGTCGCCACTGCGCGCCTCGCTTCCGTCATCCGTGCGCCGGAAGTAAGGCGGAGAGGGGCGGGCTATCCGGCCGCGCTCTGCCACTGGCGCGGCAGGACGTGGCGCGGGCGGCCAATAGGGGAGTGGACGGGCGCGCGCGGCCGGCGATGATGATCGAGCAGCACAAGCGGAAAGTGccgggcggcggccccggccccactccagctcccgccgccgcccctgGCCCCGACCTCCCGCTTGTGCCCACTGCGGCCAAGCGGCCCCGCCATGAGCTGCCGGGTGCGCCGGGCGCGGGAGGCGGGGGGCAGCCTCCCCCCGGGGCCCTGCTGCAGGCGGTATGGCGGAGGGCAGGCCCGTGAGTGGCCAGCggtgtttggggaggggggcaggccCGTGCGGGGCCGCCgggttttggggaggggggcaggccCGTGCGGGGCCGCCggggtttggggagggggaatggCCCGTGAGGGGATGGCggggtttggggaggggggatggCCCATAAGGGGATGGCGGGGGTGTGGGATGGCCCgtggggcaggctgtgggaAGGCCTGTGGGCGGTTAGTGGGCCGGTCATGCTTCAGGGTTGTGCCTTTTGGTCCCCTCACCCGGCTCTCCCGTTGCCTCTGGCAGGGCCCGCCACGCTGCTCGTCCCTGCAGGCCCCCATCATGCTGCTCTCGGGCCACGAAGGAGAGGTGTACTGCTGCAAGTTCCACCCCAACGGCAACACCCTTGCCTCCGCTGGCTTCGACAGGCTCATCTGTGAGTACCAGGCACTGCTGTCCCAGCCAGCGCTTTGCAGGGCGGCAGCTCATATGATTTCAGGCCATTGTGCTGTGATGGGTCCTGAGCATGAAGTGTGTTACCAGCAAGGGTGAAAGAAactttttccagcttctttgGCAGCTGTCACTGCCAGCTGGTTTAGGCCCTTCCTCAAGTGGGGCTGGTAACACACCTTGCTGGTCACAGAACTGTGTTTGCCCGTCCCTCATCGGTCTGCATTTGACTTCAGCAATGCAAACGCTAATGCTTTGGGTTGCAGAGGTGAAGATCATTACTTTTCTTAAGAAATTCACCTTGATATAAACCCAGAAATCAGTTCAAATCAACTGTCTGTCCTTCCAGAGCTCACATGATTTGCTCTTTATTGCTACATATCATCCTGGATTGGGGACAGTAGTGGTGATGGTACATAGCTTGTTTTGCTGAATGCCCGGAGAGTGGCTCCATCCacagcctgttcctgtgcttacctgtcccttcctttcccccagtGTTGTGGAATGTCTACGGGGACTGCGATAACTATGCCACCCTGAAGGGACATAGCGGGGCGGTTATGGAGCTGCACTATAACACAGACGGCAGGTAAGTGGTGTGCAGTTGTCTTTTGGCCTCAGGCCCAGCTCTTTCTGTAGGAAGGTGCTTTCTGCTGGCCAGAGTCCTGCAGAGTGTCTCATCGTTGCCCCTGGTTGGTCTGTGTATGGTGAATGCTCATAGTGTGGCTTTCCCAGATAAGGAGCAGTGCCTGCTTGAGCTTGCACCAAGGATCTGGAGTCACCTGTGACCCACAGTGCCCTTGATGTCATTCTTGAGGAACAGGGGGAAAGCTGGTGGCGGTCATATGGAAGACActggggaaggaaataaaacaagtgaGATATTTGTTAAATTAGAAGGCTGTTCTGCTATTGCAGCTGAGCTATTGCCACTGAGCTTTCCTTCCTGTCCTAGATAGTGTTCGAGGAGGTGGAAAACCAATCTATATGTATCTAGATGTGGGGTTAATGTGAGTGCCTTGTGTAGCTGCCCCACTGTCAGTCAGCCTCCTCTGAAACACCGTCTTGGTGTATGGGAGAGATTCTTCTTCGTGGCATGTTTCCACTGAATGTGTCCAGCTTTGATCACAGAACTTGAGAATAAAAAAGGTGGGAGGGAGAAGTGCTTCCAAAATTGAGATCCTCACGGCAATTTTTCCTTGCAGTATGCTCTTCTCAGCATCCACAGACAAAACAGTGGCTGTGTGGGACAGTGAGACTGGAGAGAGAGTGAAAAGACTGAAGGGCCATACCTCATTCGTTAACTCCTGTTACCCAGCAAGACGTGGACCCCAGCTTGTCTGTACAGGCAGTGATGATGGAACAGTGAAGGTCAGTATATTTTCTAAGGAGATAGTCTGGAATGAGAGTAAGATAGGATCTCTGAAAGAATTTTTGGGGTCTTCCCATTTAAGTGGGCTGAATTCAGCCTTTCATTACTcttataattttattatctAATAActttgtagaaataaaaaatttgaaattaaatttgactgctctttttttctgtaattatttgGGAGGGGGGGTTAAGAAGATTAATCTGCTCATTTGTACTTTTTCTGCTGATGTGCATTAACAAAGCATGAGAAAGCTGAGCCATTACTGAAATTTTGCACCGTAgccccttcttccctcccctgcgTTCCTGTGCTCCAACAACACCAGACTTTTATTACGGTTTTTATAGACCTCTCTTGAAATCTAAAAGAAGGAATTTCAGGAGAGCAGTCTGAGTCTCTGCCAAGTATCTGTGCAGCTTGTTATAATTTTGTCGTTAATATATTCATATACAACTTTTACAATTGCCATGTCTTTCAGCTgtgggatattaggaaaaaagctGCCGTCCAGACGTTTCAGAACACGTACCAGGTCTTGGCTGTAACTTTCAATGACACCAGTGATCAGATCATATCTGGAGGCATCGACAACGATATTAAGGTAGGACGCCTGTGTCCTCGTCTGCTTTTCCAACTGTGCACACCTTTTCCATCCTGTCACATCTTCCATTGGTCAAGGACAAATGTGGAAGCCTGCTGGTTAATTTTACAGTCACAAGAACCACATGGACCCACAGTGTCCAACCTTGCTATTGATACAGGGCCAATAAACTGAGGGAGTTACTCTGGGGCTGTTTGCCATGTGACACCCTGGCCTGGACAGCCCTAGCATTCCTGGCCAGGCatcccagcactgctgtcacCCACTGGAGCCAATATGGTATGCTGGCTCTTCTGGCACCCTGTGCCTGTCCCAGAGGCTCTAGAGCTGTGTATGAGgtaaactaaataaaatgtgGTGTCACATCCACACTCTCTGCCCTCTGCTTCAGTTTGCAACTTATTTTGTCACCTGCTAGTGTGGAAAGTTCTTATTTGAGAGTGAGCTTAATGTTTCATTCAGCTGGTAACTTAGATTCTCCTGATACCTGTACGGTTCAGTCTGCCTTACTGTCCTAGCCTCAGGCTCCAGCCTTACCTATGCATGGGGAGCATGTGCTTATCAGAAAGCCATTGCTAAGTGTAGCCCTGACATGAGATCTGTTCAGACTGCCCCTCTTTGGGGAAGAACAGCATGAAATTTTGGGGACTGGAcaactgctgctctgtgccatcAGTCAGTGGAATTTGGGAGCTGGGGGAGCTATAGCCGGATAGAGAGGGATTCCTGCATGCATGGAGCTGCTGGCATTTAACTTCTTGGTGGTTGAACACGTTCAGTTAGAAGTCTTCTAGGGGGTAAATTCCATTTTTCCTACAACACACATAAAATTTTAGCTTTGTATTTTAGCCATTCAGACCCCACCGACTGGAATCAAAAGCTGATGCCACAGCTGACTGATCAGTAGCCATGTGAAATGCTCTGGAAACAGCAGTTCCATCGGTCTtggctgtctttttttaaaccacaatGTTGTGTCTGAAAGGTGTGGGATCTTCGCCAGAACAAGCTCACTTACACGATGAGAGGACATGCGGACTCAGTGACAGGCCTCAGTCTGAGTTCAGAAGGCTCCTACCTGCTCTCCAATGCAATGGACAACACAGGTGCGTCCTACCTGGTGTGACAGCACAGCTGTCGGGCAGTACTCGGTTATGCTGGCTTTGCATGGCATTTAGGAAGGAACAAATTGATGTAGAAAAACAAAGAGCCAGAGGTAGGGATAGGCTGAAGAGAGCTTGGCTCCAGAGATAAAGCTTGAATTCTTTTTACACCAGTGATGGTCATGTCCTttgcagggagggagcagctgcatCAGAAGAGTTTGTCACATCTCCCAAATGGCAGTGAGGACACAAGCTATGGCACATGTTACTTGTACAGACAGTTGAATGCAGTCTTGGTCTGGCTTTTGTCAGGGCAGTTTGGCTGTTTCCCCACAGCAGGGAATGACAGCACAGTTTCCAAACTGCCTGTCTCCTGTGTGAGGTTGCTCAGCAAAGCTGAGCTGATTAGAATCGTGGTCACAGAGTGTGTTAGAATAAAGCAAATGCTCATGTAAGGAGATGGTCGTTTGTTTGTATAGTAGTTTTGGATTTTCCCCCTCCTGTTGGCAGTGGTCTTGATGTATGTATAAATTTCTGCATATGACCTTTCAAATCAAAGCTTTCTGCAGGGAAAGCTGCTGGTTTCCTTTTGCTTGGAAACCTAGGCATGAAGAGACAAGGAGCATGACCAGGTCTTTGCTCATTAGCAGCATGTCTTGGGAAAAGGAATGTTTCCAGAATCTGACCTTGCCCCCATGCCTCTGCCGTCTTCAACTAATTACTGTGAGCTCTCTGTTGCAGTCCGCATCTGGGATGTGCGACCGTTTGCCCCTAAAGAAAGATGTGTAAAGATTTTCCAGGGGAACGtacataattttgaaaaggTGAGTGTACTGTAGACCAAAACATGATTGTTGTAAAATGCTGCTGCTATTAACTTTTctgtaaattgtttttaaatccaAGTCTAAACCAGAAAGGCTTTAATAAGAACTCAAAGAAAGATGAATGCACAAAGTGGGATTCCAATTAAAGCCACAATAACAACATTTCTTTGCTCGGTTCAGCTATAATTAGCTGtaaattaagtattttctaCATTTACTATCTACTTTGTGTAAAATAACAAGGCACTGGATGTTtccagcaataaaataaaatctgtaattaCCATCTCATTTTCTGAAGGGAGATCATTAAAGTGGTGCTTGTGATATTTAAAGTCTCATGGTGATTTTAATtcaagagaaaggggaaaactaAATCTTCCTTTGGAAATAGATCTGTGCACgttcttttattttagaatcTTCTGAGGTGCTCTTGGTCCCCAGATGGGAGTAAAATTGCAGGGGGATCGGCTGACAGGTGAGTTGCCACTGTGTTCCTGATACTATGAATCCATAACCATTTTGCAGGCACTCCTGGAATGAGTTAGATCATAATCTGAAGACTGAGTTGTGCATAGAGGTGTGAAGACCCAAACAACCCTCTGCTGTAGCCTTCTGTGAGCATTATCTTCCCTGATTACAATAGCAGCCATTTATATTGCCTTAGTGACAGTGGAGGAGCACCATATAGTTGTAAAATTTTCTTATTGTCAAGAGCTGCCTAGAGATCTACATTACTGCTGATGTTCAACACGAGATCTAAATCCAGGACCAGCATATGACAGGAGCATGGTATTCAGTGGACTAGGTCCCTTGTGGTCATACTGGCAGATGCTTGTGAGAGTCTTTGAGATGCAGGGAGTCTGGGGAAGTGTGTGTAGTGTGGGGGTTATACTGATAATGGCCACAAATACCAGTTAAATGGCTGTGTGGTGGCTTGCAGGAGGCACCAGTGGTGTTCAAGGATCATTCTTAATCTTTACTTAATTAATGAGTAAGAAGCAATAAAGATCTGACTAAATTAGTGCATACTGGACTTTTAAATGAGGTATTGTATAAACTAAGGCAACTGAGGAGCAAACTAGGTGGAGGGAGGAAGCTGGCAGAGGGTCTGTGCCAGACACTGAAGGTCACCATGAAGGATACCAACCTCTGCTGGAGCAAATCCAGATGCCCCTTAGTGACATTGAGACAGAAATTCCTGCAGGCCAGAGTCCAGGGCATGGTGCAGTAGTAATCAGCAAATTAATGAGTTTCTGATGGAGGATAGGGAGAACTTTAGCTCCCACTGTCCAGATATAGTGGGGCCAGCTGTCACAGCAAGCGACTGAGATGTGACTCTCCTTCACAATATTGCTGGGCAGAAGCGGCGGTGCACGTGGTGGAGGAATGCCTGCGTGTTAGCCTGCCGAAGCTGTGGCTGATCTGTTCAGCAGTGAAGCGTGGCTGGACGTCTTAGGCCATTAGGTTAGTTCTGCAGATGGTGATGTAGCTCTGTGGCCTGACAGCAGCTTTGTTGTGATATTCGTGTGGAAGAGCATGCAGCCAGGTACCGGGGCAGGTTAGACAGGGCAGCTCAAATCTTGTCTTTATCTCTgagcttttaatattttttcttttttgagaagGAGTATCTGTTGGGAAAGCACAGCAAGATTAAACAAGTGTTTAATTTGTCTGAGTACAGAATACTGATTACTCTCTCCTTCTGCATTACATGGAGTGCATGTGTATGTTGGAGGGACAGttacctgaatattttttttgctgttgagCCCTTCAGAAGGGTTATAGTAAAACTAACTACTTAAAGTGCTCGCCTGCTTTGCAAtgccaaattaaaaacatgacaGCAGAGTGCTTTGAGAAAGCATTTGCTACAGTTCTTGCATTCTATATAAAATAGTTGTTCTTGAAGAAATCCTGCTTTAAGTAACAAACATGACTTCACGTGCAGGCTTGAATTTTCTCCTGTGTGTATCAAGAAATTAAGTCAAAGAATAGTACCAGCCTAAAACCGAATGCTCCTACCAAAATGGATCTGCCCTGCGTTGGTATCTAGTGTCCTTTCTGTCTAGCCAGCGTTATAAATGATTCactgcttttttggggggaagagAAGTTCAGTTCTATTTCAACTAAAAGGCAGGCTAGTTGTACAAGCAAGTCTTTTTCTTCGTCTGGTCTGCAAAGCCCTGACAAATGGAAAGGAACAGGTGAAACTGAGGAACCTGTTGTGGGTAGCATTGCATAAGCCTGAAACAGTCTGGCCATGGTATTCAGAGCTTGGGCTGCTTGTGGGGCTGATGAAAGTGCTAATGATCCTTATCATGTTTGAATTCATGCAGGCAAGACGTAGGGATGCACACTGGACATTTGCAGTGACCTTCCTTTGGAAGAGTGTGATGCAGTAGATTGATTTTACATGTGTTTTACGGACTGTCCCCTGTGCCCTCACCCTCTACAGTCCCCTGTAAATAGCTGTAGTGATGCCCATGGGGCAtacaggcagcagagctgcccttCCTGCCAAACCCAGCCAATTACtgccctgctgcttctcttttttgcCCCAGCAGATTACGTTTTAGCTGCCAGTCACTTCACTAAAGAGCAAAATGAGACGACTGAGGGAGTGTAGCCCAGAACTGGCAGCTTTCCCCAGCCACAGATAtttttgcagagctgtgaaCCTTGTAACAAATGCCGTTTCATGTGACCAGGCCTTTGTGTTTGGGAGGGAGAGATGCAGTGTTCCTGTGCAGCATCACCTTGCCTGGGTTGTAGGATGTTGCTCAGGGCTCTTCTTGTTtagatgtattaaaaaatatcccACTCACTCCTATGGATGATTACCATAACTGGGATCAGAGCATCACTCTGCTTCCCATTGGATCTTGTGTGCAGCCACCGCACCATGCAGGTATCTGTCAACACCCATGAGGGGCAAGCAGTGATCTCAGGTACAGGGTGATTTACAGCAAGGCACCATTTCCCCCACTCTCTGAAGCCATTTATAAGAGTAATTGGGGGGCTGATCTGTGCCTGGTGCCAGCGGTTTCTTTCTGACCTGCCTGAAGGATCCCGGTGACTTCAGCC
It encodes the following:
- the SNRNP40 gene encoding U5 small nuclear ribonucleoprotein 40 kDa protein, coding for MMIEQHKRKVPGGGPGPTPAPAAAPGPDLPLVPTAAKRPRHELPGAPGAGGGGQPPPGALLQAGPPRCSSLQAPIMLLSGHEGEVYCCKFHPNGNTLASAGFDRLILLWNVYGDCDNYATLKGHSGAVMELHYNTDGSMLFSASTDKTVAVWDSETGERVKRLKGHTSFVNSCYPARRGPQLVCTGSDDGTVKLWDIRKKAAVQTFQNTYQVLAVTFNDTSDQIISGGIDNDIKVWDLRQNKLTYTMRGHADSVTGLSLSSEGSYLLSNAMDNTVRIWDVRPFAPKERCVKIFQGNVHNFEKNLLRCSWSPDGSKIAGGSADRFVYVWDTTSRRILYKLPGHAGSVNELAFHPEEPIILSASSDKRLYMGEIQ